From Erigeron canadensis isolate Cc75 chromosome 5, C_canadensis_v1, whole genome shotgun sequence:
TAAGATAACTTTTGACAAAAAGTTTACCCATGCAAGGCACATGACAACCCATGCCAAAAAATACCCATTCTGACATTACTCAATCTGCCATTTTGCCAGCTCTACATTCTCATTTCCCTAGCAAAAATGTAATTTCGCATTCATTGCAATTTTGCTAAAGCCCACTCCCCAGTATACTCATTCTATTCTATTTCTGATTATACATATAGACAGATTTAGTGACATATTAGTTGTGGTGCTACCTGAAGGAAGTATACAACTCCATTCAGAATGAAGTATGCAGGTCTGAGTTTATCAGCTGGGAGGCTTCTTGCCTGATATACAGAAACCATATCCAGATTGACATCAACGAAAACCATGCAGatgaataataattaataaattcttTGAATGATGAAGGTAAAAAATATACAGAATTTCTAAATGTTGAGTACCTGATGGTATATCTCAGCCCAGAATAATACAAGTAGTGTGTACGTCGAGAAGAATAATAGACCGGGAAGATCCAAAAGTATCATATCTAATACCTAAAGGTATTTCCATACAATTAATGCATTTCTCATTTGCTCTTGCAGGGTCAACATGGAATGAGATTTCCAAAAATGGAGatgaaaaataaaggaaaatgcaaaaaatgaaatatttaacaTATCAAATAGAACtaattttgagttttgaaataACTAGACCAAAAAAAGGAAGTCAAGTAAGATGCAACAGAGTAGCTTACCTTTGGCTTGTAGTGGAACACGCTCCAGTAAAATCCAAACTCGACAGCTCTCACTGTGGAAACGCATGAGATGAATCAACAAACTTGCCAATATTAAAGGGTAcaaaatgatgaaaaagaaTAGCAACCTTACATCCATTGACCACGAAATTCATCAAGTGAAAAACCTTTTGTGTTGTCCAACCATATTCTGGTACTCTCAATTGAATACGAACAAGTTGCACctgtatatttaaatataaagatCCACTCAAGATTCAAGAAGCAACCAAAACTGCACTACAAGTAATATACTACCATAATAGATGAAAAACCAGCTCTCTCTATGACTCTATGTAAAGTCTTATGctttaaaatataaatcatgaaatctTTCAATTGTTGCATGTAACATTCATTTTGACCTGAAGCTAAATATTATGAATTTCAGCTACTCATACCTTGATCCGAGAAAAAAACAATAGTAAGGTCATCTAGTGTTGATCAAATTATCAGGTGGATTCAAGTGATGTAACCTCTTACTTATAGTTCGAAGCAAATATTCCATTAGCGGTGTTGACAACTCCCATAGACATTATTTTACCAATCCACTAGGAATCGAAACAACAAACCTCTGTACAGCATGCAATCAACAGCAAAAATAAATGTGACATAAAAGCCAGATATATCTCACCTATCCAAGAACCAATAATAGTGTTGCAGTTTGGCTGGGATTCCACGAAGGAATCGTCAACCCAACCAACCACAAATCATAACACATTGTCCTATTGTAAAACCATACGTTTAATCATCAAATGGGTCTTAATTTTTTTATCCAGATACTAACATCACCTCATGTGTTAAAATTATGGTTACGGTTGGTTGTTCCTTGTCTACAAGAAGTAGCTGTTGTATCCAGTTGAACTAAACTTAATTATCTACAATTCCGTATCATAATTCTTTCcgttaaaagaaacaaaatgctTCTGGAACTTGTGAAGGTAAAATGCGCCTTCAAGTAGAAACTTTAATCCACTCAATAAAATGGAAAAAGAGATTGCCAAGTGTCAAACCTAATATTGGGACTAATATACATTTCATTAACAAATAGTTACACCCTGTATGAAACTTTGCATAACATCATTCTTTCAAGAGTTCAGAGCCCTAGAATTCTTCTATCTCTACAGTCAAGATATAGCTATGTTAGGACAGATGGAAAAAATTTAATCAGCAGATCTCTATAGCATAGATTCTAAAACTTTGCGTTGCTAAGATCATATCCACGCAATGCCATATAGAACAGAACTATGCCAAAACAGAACGTGAATATATTTTTGCTTGTTTAGTAACTATACCTTTAATGATTATATTCTGGTTTATGGTAATGGCCGAAAGTTGTAGTGGTGGTGTAAGAATGGGGAAAAGACAATATATGGTAATATAGCTTAATAAAGGAAAAAATCTTCGCATAAACCCCCTAATGACCACAAGGGATTAGTGTGTTCACAAAGGCTGATTTGGtaaccttaataaaataaagattttgcTAACCTTAACATATATAGAGTATATAAAACCAAACAATTAACAAACACCATCATCATTATACCACCTCCATTACAATTTAATTGTCGATCTTACTATTTGCGTTTGTGCTAATATAATAAAGTCCACCCTTTCAAAAACATATTGATACCCTAAATACTAGAGTATAGATAAGTTTTGAAAAAGGCTAATTTGGTAAccataagtaaataaaaatgttgGTAACCTTAGCATATATAGAGAGTACATAAATCCAAACATTTAAcaaagatcatcatcatcatactcCCTCCATACCAATTTTATTGACCGTCTTAGTATGTTCATTTGTGCCAATATAATATAGTCCACCTATAAGTAACACCAAAttccgtcttccacgggttatgggtcccaataccgtttTAAACGGTGTATAGGGGAGGTAGAGATGTAGACAGACTTACCCTTACCCACAGTACAGAGGCTGCTTCTAGGTTCTAACAAATTTAGTAAAGGACGTACAACCTACCGAGTCTAGAGCATGCCATGGATGCATCTTAAGAAACTTCTAGTTTGAACCCACATCTATATTATATGGGAAAAACCAATATGCTACTAAAAACATGGAAGAAGCATGCTTCCCCCTCACAAACTCCCCCCCAATGAAAATCACATGTTGAATATAAAATCATGGTGGAAGCATGCTGCTAGAAGCATACTAGTTAAccccatattatatatatataatatatatataaaaaaaatatatatatataatatatatatatataactttgctATAAAACTTCTAGTTTGAaccacatatatctatatctatatctatataaataagtaaataactttGCTATGAAATCTTAATTTTTGGGAATAATACCCCTAAATtgatacaaatacaaatacatacaaaaacacacacatacactaaaaatatcaacaaattattattatatagatagatatagatatagatacagatatatagaaatagaaataccAAGGCGATGAAGGCAACGAGAGCATAGGCAGCACAGAGAACGTAAAAAACGCCTCCTTGCCATCCTTGGGATTCATGGATGTCATTCCACCATctcaataacaacaacaacgacCCGCTGCTTTCTCCACtcactgctgctgctgctgattcATAATCCATATCTATTATTAACCTAGAAGAAGACcccattaattaatattattattatattgttataattaaattaaaatccagcttgattgaatttttttgaaactAAATCACCCAGATAAAAGCATGAAATGAAGGTCGGTTTGTTTGTATTAGTGCAGATGTGTGTAGGTGTcgcaaataaaaataaaaaggagtGGGTGTGACATGTCATTAGATTCGACTTTCACTCTTCCCTTTTTTTTACACAtactctcatatatatatatacacgtatagGGATGGGCTTAGGGATGGACATGAGACTGTTACCGTTCCGTACCGGTCCCAGTACTAACGGTATCGATCCCGAAATTCACGAAATCTAGGTACCGGTTCTGGTCCCATTTGAatcggtaccggtaccggtatCGTAGCGGTACAGGACCGGGATATCGGTACCAAATCCCGACTAGTCCCGAAACAAAACGAAAAACTAAGTTACTAACATACAAACATGACATAATAACTAACTAGCTAATGCACATACATAATAATCAACCATCTGATCATATCGCAAATGATGAGTTCATTTGTTACACAAATTCTGCACAGCTAGCCTAGGAAACAAACCGATGCTATACTAGAAGTTAATATTAATCATATAAAAACTAACTGATCACATATTTAAAGTTTAGTAGAGGTAGCATATGTTCATTATAAAGTTTGTTTTCAATATTAACATTTGTTACCAGAAAGTTTTATTACCAAAATGCATAATAAGATTTCATTAGGCTAAAGAATTAGACTACTCGAGTAAACATTGGGCCAAAAAACTCATGTTTAAATATGGACTAAGTGAAGTCGGGACTAAGTGGGATTCGCGGGATTTTCCCGATACCGGTACCGACTAGTACCGATCCTGCAAACTTTGAAAAGTGGGTACCGATCCCGATCCCGCTCGGGATTCGGTACCACTTCCCGGTACCGGGATCGGGACGGTACCGGGACGGGATCGGGAATTGGGATTTTTGGCTCATCCCTATATATACACACGAGAtaggtacccgcgcaatgcggcggtggtggcggcaacaggtggtggtggtaacgatgtgactattaatctaaaagtaattgacgtaaatggtagtgtagttattttatgattaaaggatgtatcttttgtaaataactttattaagaacattatagagatattaagtagaaatatttaaattaattaataaaggagatagatagtttggataaatatgagtgtaaaatattttagggatatattgagtagatttagtgtgtgagttaggaatgtgttaagaattaagggtatttttggtattttaaaggtagagagttgaacaGAAGGGAgtgtagtttgtttatttatataccaaaatgtcacatgcgaaattaccaaaatgtccttaataaacaccccaccatgaaagggtttttataaattaccaaatttgcccttaatgaattaatttacattctaaac
This genomic window contains:
- the LOC122600257 gene encoding tobamovirus multiplication protein 1-like, encoding MGSSSRLIIDMDYESAAAAVSGESSGSLLLLLRWWNDIHESQGWQGGVFYVLCAAYALVAFIALVQLVRIQLRVPEYGWTTQKVFHLMNFVVNGLRAVEFGFYWSVFHYKPKVLDMILLDLPGLLFFSTYTLLVLFWAEIYHQARSLPADKLRPAYFILNGVVYFLQVCIWIYMRFNKDHVAIEVAELFFAVISLCAALGFIIYGGRLFLMLRRFPIESRGRQKKLHEVGFVTGICCTCFLIRCIMVTVSAFDKEADIHVLNHPILDLAYYLIVEILPSALVLFILRKLPPRRVSDQYHPIK